One Parashewanella spongiae genomic window, GGTAATAAAAATCAGATTCAATTTGGCAACACCATTGGCGGCAGTAAAGATCTAGCGGCTATCGCTTTACAAGATTCCATCGGTATTAAGCCGACATTACTTAAAAATCAGGGCGAACACATCAATGTGTTTGTAGCTCGTGATCTAGATTTTAGGAGTGTCTATGATTTGCGACTTACCGACTAAAGTGAATCAGCACTGTCAAAGTTTGGCACTCGATTCACACTTGAAACTATTATCTGAATTTTTAACTATGGCGTCTGTCACTGAAATAGTGATTAATCAGCCTCGGCAAGTGATCATCGAAACATCGCAAGGTTGGCAGTTTCATCAGCATGACAAACTCACATTTGAATATTGCCAACGACTTGCAAAATTAATTGCCACTTATTCAGGCCAAAAACTGGATAGCCGCCATCCGATATTATCAGCGACTTTGCCTCAAGGTGAACGAGTTCAGATTGTCATTCCGCCTGTAACTATGGCAGGGAGAATAAGCTTCACTATTCGTAAGCCCGCAGAAGTCAGTTTTACCCTAGCGGATTATCAACAGCAGGGTTATTTCAATCAATGCCGACCAAGCAAGAATAATCAAAGTAATGATGATGAACTGAGTAAATTAAAGCAGCAAGGTGATATTGAGGGATTTCTAAGGCTGGCAATTAAGCAGCGGAAAAATATCATTGTTGCAGGTGCAACTGGCTCAGGTAAAACTACATTTTTTCGCTCTTTGTTGGAATTGGTTCCAAGGCATGAACGCTTAATTTCCATTGAAAATGTGGACGAACTGCAGCTATCGCGTACTCACCCAAATAGTGTCAGCTTGTTTTACTCGTCGGGGCAACAAGGTATTGCGCCGATCACTCAAAAGCAACTGTTAGAAGCAAGTTTACGCATGAAGCCCAACCGTGTGTTTGTTGCTGAGCTTATTCGTGGTGATGAAGCATTCTACTTTCTTCGGAATATCAACTCTGGACATCCCGGAAGCATTACGACGATGCACGCTGGCAGCCCGAAACTGGCATTAGAGCAACTGGTATTGATGCTGAAAGAAAGTCAGGCGGGAAATTCGTTAGCCAGAGAAGACATCAAGCAACTCCTTCATTTATGTGTTGATGTGATTGTGCAACTACAAAACATCGATGGTAAAAGGTTTGTCAGTGAGGTGTATTATGAAAATCACACTGACTAAATGGCATTACCTTATACTGTTGGCGGTTGGTATATTGCTTAGCCTATGGCTTAGTAGCACCATTTATTTGTATTTCGCTAACCTTAATTATCATCAGGCTACACCCTTTACCGTGTTTGAGTATGGCTACTATTATGGACACGACAATAAAACACGATTCTGGTTAACGCTGTCAGTGGTGTTTGGCTTCGCACCTTTTTCATTATTGATGGCGGCCAAGTTCAAGACAAAAAAGTTACCACTATACGGTGAAGCACGATTCGCATCCGAAAAGGACATTAAACAAACAGGGCTACTTGGCAATAAAGGTATTGTTGTTGGTAAACAGTGCCAAATGTTCAATCAAAGATACTTACAATTCGGTGGCCAGCAGCACGTACTGATGTCAGCACCAACACGAAGCGGAAAAGGTGTTGGTGTGGTGATCCCTAATCTACTCAGTTGGCAGGATTCGGTTGTGGTGCTGGACATCAAGCAAGAGAACTGGAATATCACTGCAGGCTTTCGGCAGTCTCATGGTCAGCAATGTTACCTTCTAAATCTTGCGCCTCGGGACTATCGAAGCCACCGTTGGAACCCTTTGCATTACATCAGTAACGATCCAAGTTTTCGGATTAATGATATTCAGAAAATTGGCCAGATGCTGTTTCCAAATATCGATAATGAATCACCGGTTTGGCAAGCCTCATCACGCTCACTTTGGCTCGGTTTAGTGTTGTACCTTATCGAAACGCCACCATTGCCAGTGACGATGGGGGAAGTATTGAGGTTGTTGACTCAAGGGGATGAACATCTGGCTGAACAGATTACACAGCGAATGGAGTCAAACACTCATTTATCAGCCCAATGTTTTTTATCATTGAAAGAATATCTTGATACACCAGAGCGAACCCGTGGTTCAATTCGTAAAAGCTTCACTTCTGCTTTGGAGCTTTTCTATAACCCTGTAATTGATGCGGTTACGGCAAGCAATGATTTTGATTTGCGAGAGTTACGCAAACAAAAAATCTCCATTTATGTCGGCGTCACACCTGACGACTTAACAAGGCTCGCACCACTCATTAATCTGTTTTTTCAACAGCTGATTGATCTCAATACCAGAGAGTTACCAGAACAAAACCCGAGCTTGAAACATCAAGTATTACTACTGCTTGATGAGTTTGCTGCGATTGGAAAAATCAGCATTCTAAGTCGAGGGATCAGTTATGTTGCTGGCTACGGATTACGGCTACTCACTATTATTCAGTCTCCTTCGCAATTGCGTGAAATCTATGGGCATGATGGCGCAGAAACTTTAATCGAAAACCATGCACTGCAAATTGTGTTTGCGCCAAAGAATCCCAAAGTGGCAAGGGAAATTTCTGAAACATTGGGCAATACCACCATTAATAACCGTAGTCGCAGCAAACAGCTATCGGGCAAAGGCGGCAAAAGCGAGAACATCAGTGATCATCAACGAGCCTTACTACTCCCGCAAGAAATCATTCAGCTAGGGCAAGATAGAGCATTATTACTTGTTGAAAATTGCCCGCCGATAAAATGCAACAAGATCCGCTGGTATCAAGATGGTTTTTTGATGAAGCGAGGTAATCAGAATGGAAAGCTGTTATGGAAAACGCCTGTGATCTCGGAAGTAAAACCTAAAACAGTTCCTGTGACTCAATTTACGGCAAAGGCGAAACAAGAAGGTGATGATGCGTGTTCACCAGATACGGCTTCAATGTCTTTTAATCATCAATCACAAGAAGAGGTAGAACTAACAGATATTGAGTTAGATGATTTGGTCGATGCTTTTAGTCAACAAGTTGTTCGAGGTAAAGAATGAGCACCGAAACAAAAATAACTCCTGAGATGAATAGCATTGAACTACTAACGAAAAAACATCTTAGTGAATCAGACAAGGCTAAAAATATACCTGTATTTCCTGCCCTTGATGAACAGTTAAACAAAGTGGACTGTTATCAAAAACCACAACCTGCCGAATCGAGATTACCCGTGAATCTGAGCCAACGTTATTTTTCAGTACAAAATAAGTTTTACTTTAGAACGCCACCACAATCACTGGCTTTTACAGACAAAAAGGTAAAACTTCAAACAAGGCTAACTAACCGCAAAATTGTCACGGATTTACTGGTCATAGCGTCTAATCGTCAATGGTCAGAAGTACGTTTATCCGGTTGTCAGGCGTTCAAAAAAGAGGCTTGGTATCAAGCACAAACGCAAGGTTTTAAAGTCACAGGTTATCGCCCAAATGAAGCTGATTTAAAACGTCTCTCTCAATCTCAAGAGCCAAAAAAATCAGAGGCAGCCAATCAACAGATAAATCCAAAGGAGATTTTAAAGAAAGCAAGTGAAGTTGAGCGTCACTTACCTGAAGGCAGCAGGCAGAAATTTATGGATAAAGTGATGCAAAAAATCGGAATTACTCCGAAAAAGCAATACGACAAATTTCAATCAAAATCACAGGAGCAAGAAAATGAACTTGAACGATAAATTATTAACACTGAATAGTGCAGGGGAAGAAGTTGAACTTACTCAGCAAGAAGCAGAAGAGCTAGGCGCCGTTGAAGAAACAGCAATTACGGAAAAGGAAGCTGTTGAGTCTACTCAAACTGATGAGGGCTAAAGTATGGCGGCAGATGATAAAAAGATTCCGTATTATCAGCGGATAGCGAATGAGCTAATTGAACAACTCAAAGTCGGAGCAGCACCTTGGCAAGTGCCGTGGGAAGCTGGAGTTCCAAAAATGCCACATAATCCGATAAGCGGTACTCGCTACAAAGGCGCAAACGCCCTTTGGTTAGCGATGCAAGGCAGAGGTGACTCCCGTTGGATGACCTACAAACAGGCACAGGGCATTGATGCTCAAGTTAAGAAAACCGAAAGAGGCACATTGGTTCAATACTGGAAGCTGTTTGATCAAATCACTAAAAAAGATGATAACGGCAAACCAATTTTAGGTAGTGACGGAACACCGATTAAAACCACAATCAAACTGGATAAACCTAGAGTGTTTTCTGCCATAGTGTTCAATGCTGAGCAAATTGAAGGGTTACCAGAGTTAGAGGCCAAAGCAGAACCTGACTGGCAACGGCATGAACGAGCAGAGAAAATCATTAACGCTTTAGGTGTGCCAATCTGTCATGATCAGCACAATAACGCCTACTATTGCCCTTCAACTGACAGCATTCATTTACCAAGACGAGAACAGTTTGATACCGCAGACAAATTTTATGCAACCATTCTGCACGAATGCGGTCACGCAAGCGGCGCAAGTCATCGCCTAGACCGTGATCTAACAGGCCGCTTTGGTGATGAATCTTATGCTAAAGAAGAATTAAGAGCTGAAATCGGCTCATTAATGCTCGGTGATGAATTGCAAATCGGTCACGATTACGGCCAACATGCCGCCTACGTAGACCACTGGGTTAAGGTACTGCAAGATGATCCCAAAGAGATTTTAAGGGCATCAAGGGATGCAGAGAAAATTCATGATTATGTGATGGAGTTTGAGAAGGAAAACAGCAAGGTGGTGACTGTTGAGCAAAGTCGCTCTAGTCAGCCTAAGAGTGTAGTTGAGTTGGCTGAGAGGTTGAAGGTAAGGGAATTGGGCGAGGAGTTAGAGAGGTGACTCTAGCTGACGTTAAGTTACAGCTGAAGTCACGTATATTATTTGTAATGAAAATTGAAGTTGCAGTTATTTTTGAATAGCATCAGATTCTTCAGCTTTTGGTTCTTCTGGGCTCTTTTTTTCAAGGTTTTCTTTAAGTTCCTTGATTTGACTTGATGCTGAATCAGCGATTTTTTGAGTTGAACGTTTGATGGAATTGGTTGATGATTCGATGATAGCCCTTACTGCTTCAGAGTCGTCACGGGAGAAGGTGGCAATATTATTCAAAGACTCCTCGTCATTTGAATCGTAATAGCTGGCTGCCTCGAAGCTTAATTTATTCGCAACAAGCATTGTTGGGAAGCTAGAACGAAAGCTATTATAGTTTTTCACCGATTTATTATACGACTCTCTTCTTTCCGAAATGCTGTTTTCTAAATCATGAAGTTGATCCATTAACTTAAGATACGTTTCATTAGCCTTTAATTCTGGAAAGCTTTGGGATAAAGCAGATAAGTTTTCTATACTCGCTGTTTGAGCTGATGAAACTTGGAGGTGTGTAAGTTTTTCATGATCTCCAACACCCTTAGCAATATCAATAATACGAGAAGCTAAGTCAGTTCGTTTTTTCTGAGAGACTTGAATATTGGAAGATTGCTCAATAATTTCTTGTTTTTGAGCTTGAAGTTTGTTGTAGGTGGTAATTCCCCAAAATGCGAAACCTATAGCAATGATAAATAGCAGTACAATAAAATCCATGTCTTTCTTCCTTGATGAATCGAATTAATTGTTTATCTTCAATAAACTATCATGTTAAATGAGAAAATAGAATTACTCTTGAATTTTGTTTTTCGAGGAATTTAACAAGGACATACAAATGGATTTGATAGAAACATATAACAATACGCCATTGTTCATATTAATAGTGCTTGTGTCACTAATTTTTGTGACTATCTATTACTCCATTTTTTCTATAGGTAGAGCTGTTAGGACATTCTTTTTTCCTTCCGTTATGGGAAAAATTATTGAGTCTGACGTTGTTTCTAAAGTATCTGATTTGAATACAGAACCAAATGCTAGAAAGCAGGTTTATCAAACAGAAATTTTGTATAAATATAATGTTGATGGGAAAGCTTACACTTCAAATAAACTAAGCTGGCATGAGCTTAAATCAACCATTCATTCAATTCATGAATCAGAGTTGAGTGATTTTGAGGAAGGGAAGTTAGTTAAGGTGTACTACAACCCAAAGAAACCATCGGTGGCTGTATTAAAGAGAGGTTTAGTCTTTGCTTCTTTCTTCAATTTACTTTTTTTATTTTTATCTATAGCGACTGTTTTTTTTATCATTTTTAAGAAGTATTTGGTTGTGTAGGTTGGGCTATCTATAAATCGTTTTCTTGCTCCCGTTTTTTAAGAGGTGTCATATTACTGGTGGCTAACAATCTATTCAAATGCGGTGTCGCTTCAGCAGCTACGCCTAGTCTTTCCAATTCATTAGCAAATTGTTCTCGCCAGATTTGCGGCTGTCCTTTCTTGATATGAAGTCGTTTACCGTCAAAGCCTAGATTTTTAATGGTGAGGTGAACGTGTGGGTTGTCGGTATCAGTGTGTAGGGCAAAGACGTATTGATAATTTTCTGCAAAGGTCTTTTTAGCAAACGCTCTTGCCGCTTGTTTTACAGCTTTCGGTTCGGTGCCGTTCGGCATGGAAAGGACTATGTGAGTAGTGTGACGAGTGTTTGCTTTTGTTGAAGTTGTATCGCTACACCATTGTTCTGCCATTTGATGTAAGTCGTCAGTGTCTTGGTAAACTTGTCCAAGCTCGTCTTCAACATCAAGCTGGCCGTTACGACTGATGTATTCAAAGTGGCTTTGAATATGTGCCATATTTTTACAATGACCACTGATTTTAACCATAACTTCAGGCGGTTTTTTATTGTAATGCCGAAGTGATTTTATACGGTTAGATTTGAATCTCACATCACCAAAAAGTAAGTTAGATATTTGATCTCGCAAAAGGTTAGTCATGGATATTCCAGCGATGACGATTTTGATGGAGCAGTTTGTAGACTTTGTTTTTATGTTCGTTTATTTGCTCTGATAGTCCTTCAATCATGAATTTAGTGATCTTGTCACTCTCCCTAAATTCAATATTAAGTACTCTGGCAATTTGATTTAGATTTCTACCAATAGCGGCAAGTTGACGATTGGAGTCTCGTAATACGCCCATTTCTTCTTTAGTAAGTATTGGTTCTCGGTAAAGGTTCGCCATTACGGAAGCATTTACCCAGCTAGTATCACTCAAATAGCCTTCAGCCTTTGCCCGATAGCTGAGCTTTTTGTGGTTTTCATTTGAGAGCCTGACAGTAATTTTGTCGTTTCGGTTCTCACGAAAGTGATCGGTATTTGAAGCATCAGGTGATACTCGGTTGATCAGCATACGCAACATTTCCGCCTCACTCATTCCATGCGACTGACAGAAAATTTTCCAGTTAGATTTTTCGACTTCAGATAGCAGAGTTTTAGTTAAATTGACTCCCATATTTTATTCCTAAAATCACAAGAGAAAGCAACTATCGTTATGTCATGCTGTTTTTAAAATTGCTAGGTTTAGCAATGTGCTTTGAAGATGAAAAATGGCTTTAGTACCAAATGCCAGCAAATTTGGTACTAAATGCCATTTTTTTGCGAATCCTGCATTAGAAGTTAGAGGGGATAATAAGCTAAATCGGAAATTCAGTTTGGAATTCGTCTATGTGTTGAAAGTCTTCATCAATGGGAAAGTTGTCAATAATTTTCTGCTTAGCAGAAATTAATTGAATAGGAAATCCAGTACTGGTGTCATTAACACAGACTTGTTTTAAAGTTTCAATTGCCCAATTATCTAACATGAGCTTTTGGTTTGTTTTTCTTAATTCTGAAAGGACATGTTCAGAAGTTTTTATTAAGTTTGAAGTATCAGTGCCCATATGGAACATAGCTCCATGCCCTCTCTTAAAGTGAGGGGTGAAATTATTTAAGCTACTAATTGAGCAGATAAAACCTTCATTGTGTTCATCTTGACCTGCTAAGATACAAACAAGGTTTATTCTATGATCTGGAGCTTGTTTAAAAGATTCTTTATATTGGAAATCAAAAATCATTCTAGCTGCTAAAATTAAGTCTTCTAAATGTAAATTTTTTCCATAAATAGACTTGATTAGCATCTCCCTCGCTTTATGCCCATAACTGCCGAGCCCACCCGTAGCAATAATAATCTTATCCGTTAACTGGACAACTTTTTTTACGGGATTTTGATGCGGTTGCTTTGTATCCACATCTATTCTTCTCGAATCAGCAGCTAAAAATGCACCATCTTTATAGCAATAACCGATTATTGTTGTCATAGTTTTCCTTGAGGATAAATATTAAAAAGTAGAATTAGAGAGTTACTCAATTGAGTCTTTGCCGCCACAAACTTTCTCGCTGCCGCCATTCTGTCGCCACAGGCAAAGAAAAAGGGCTTAGCGTTTCCGCTAAGCCCTTGTTTTATTTGGTGGAGGCGGCGGGACTTGAACCCGCGTCCAGAAAGCCTACATCCAAGGCGCTACATGCTTAGTCTTTCATTTATTTAACCTGAGAGAGCTCCGAAAGACAGGATATCGTCAGGTGAGTTTGGTACTGTTTCGCGGTTCACCCCCAAACAAGGTTCCCTCGCTATCAAATGTTAGATGACCATTCAAAAACTCTGCCCATTTGCAAAACGTGAGTAGAATGGGGAGGCTTTACGCTTGTAGGCGCAGCTCTCCGTATGCGTTATCGTCGTTAGCAACTATAACAATGCGGCTTTTTACGAGGCCAACCGCCCCTCGGCATGCTCCCAGGGTTTCGTGAATCCTGTCGAATCCAAAATCGCCCCCAAGACTTTTAGTATACGCTGATGAAACAACAACAGCCAGTAACATTTAGCGTATTTTGAGTCAGTTGTTGATTAAATCATCACTGACGCAAACTTTCTTTCATTGTGCGAGACTTCTCTCGCTGCCACTCACGCTCTTTGGTGTCATCGCGCTTGTCATGTTCTTTTTTACCTTTACCTATGCCTATTTCGACTTTTACCCATGCACCTTTACGCCAGTACATAGATAGCGGCACGATGGCATAACCTTGTCGTTCGACCAAGCCTGCTAATTTGTCGATTTCACGACGTTTAAGCAGCAGTTTTTTTGTGCGGACAGGATCACAATAAACATGAGTAGACGCCGTATTGAGTGGGATAATTGTGCAGCCGTGCATAAAGCATTCACCATTTTTGATGTATACATAGCAGTCAGATAAGTTCACTTTACCCATACGGATAGATTTAACTTCCCAGCCTTGGAGTTCAAGACCAGCTTCGATTTTCTCTTCGATACGATACTCGAAGGTGGCGCGCTTATTCTTAGCAATGCTTGCTGGCGCGGCTTTTTTTGATTTTTTCTTTGCCATAATCGCACCATTATACGCGTGTAGGCACAATTTGGAATTGCTAAAATGCAGGTTTTACGCTTTTTTCTTTTGAATAATCAATAGTCGATGCGATTTTATGGTTTCATGATAAAATCTTTGCCAAATTCATCAGTTTTAAACCTTATGCCACAAATCGCTCGAAGTATGTTAGTTCGCTTTAGTGCCATGCAAATGTATCAACTGGTTAATGATGTTGAATCCTACAAGGAGTTTTTACCCGGCTGTGTCGGCGGAAAAATATTAAGCTTGGATGATGACTCTATGGTGGCTTCGGTTGATGTCAGTAAAGCTGGAGTGAGTAAAACATTTACTACTCGTAATATTCTTAATTCAGGTAAATCCATACAGTTAGAGCTTGAAAATGGCCCATTTAAGCATTTACGTGGATATTGGCGATTTATCGAGCTGGCTGAAGATGCCTGTAAAGTTGAGTTCGAACTCGATTTTGAGTTTAGTAATTCTCTAGTAGATTTTACCTTTAGTAGAATGTTTAAAGAGTTAATGGGTTCAATGGTAACGGCCTTTACCAAGCGTGCTAAAGAAGTTTATAACAACGAAAATAGGGCATGAACATGAGTCAAACACAACAAAGTTATGACGTTGATGTTGTTTATGCACTGCCTAAACAACAGAAAATTATTTCGGTGACTATTACGTCCGGTACAACCGCCATCGAGGCACTTAAGCAAAGTAAAATGCAGCAGTTTTTTCCTGAAATTGATCTTGAAAAAGTAAAATTGGGCGTGTTCAATAATTTGATAAAGCACGACACTGAATTACAAGCAGGTGATCGACTTGAAGTGTACCGTCCTTTAATTGCCGATCCAAAAGATGTTCGTCGTCGCCGCGCTGAAAAAGCCATAACGGAAGGGCGAGCGAATAAAATAACAGGCGCAAAAATTTAATTACTGTAATTGGTATAACAACAAAGCTGTGCGAGGAAAAACTTCATGCACGGAATCGAAGAGTGGCTGCTGGATAAACCATAGCGAAGCCAGTAGCCTACTCTACTAAAAATGCCCTGAAAGTTGCATCTTCAAGTCTCACGGGTATAAGTATCTGTCGATAAGTTCTTTGATAATTATTGTGTTCAGGTTTAGTGCTATACAAGAAGCAACGTAGGGCGCATAGCCCTAGCTATGTAATACCAATTACAGTAATTAATCTCTCACTTAGCAAGAGATAAAGGTTATCAGTACAAGGCGCATGTTCGAAGTACTATATTCCCTACGGCCGCCATACAAAGCTGGCGTTCAACGCACTTCGTGCTTTTGTCGGGATAATTCAAGAACGTGCAACGCAGTAATGGAAACCTTTAGCCTTGCCCTTCGGGAGCTTGTATGCGCAAAAATCACTTCACAAAATTATCTCAAAGTAGATAACTATGTTTTCACCAATTTCGTTTGTACTTTGTGCGCATACATAGCTCTGAGTTGAGCATTTAATTACTGTAATTGGTATAACCGAAGTTGCAACTGATATTGAGCATATCCATTAAAAAACCAAAATTAATGAATGCTTACTCACTTTTGCGTTGTAAAAATGTTCATATCGGTTAATTTTAAGTAAAACATAGATAAAAAAGTGATTTCTTATTCAGCCTTGATCATATAACTATTCCGTGTGCGCAATGTCAGTTGCAACACCGTAGAGTGCTGAAGCGGGGCACTAGAAAATCTTAAGAAACTTATGGTCAGGTACTTATATCAATCGATTTAAATAATAAATTAATGCCGTTTCGTCGCAAGCGTGCTTTCGAGGGCACATATCGCAATCTTTCATCACTTTTTCTGGTAATTGATCTTTGTCTGAAAATGCAAAGTCGAGTTTTGTAAAAAATTGTGGTTTTCTAGTCAAGACTAGAACTCGATTTAAAGCTAAGTTCTCAGCACGTTTGAGTAAGTGTTGCACCAGTGCTGTGCCATAACCTTTACCTTGATGATTTGTAGATACTCCTAGTGAACGTATTTCAGCAAGCCCTGTACTGTAGATATATAACGCCGCACAGGCGAATATTTGACCATTATCTCCCTCAGTGACTGCGAAATCCCTTATGGATTGAATGAGTTCATGCTCTGGTCTAGGTAAATTTTCTTCTTTATTTGCCCAGTACTCAACCAGCTTACTGATCCCTCGTAGATCGGTGAGTCTGGCATCCCTAACGACAAAGTCTGCTGCACCTAGCTCATGACGAATTTTATCGATAGCTTGATTTACAGAGCTAATACCTGTGCCACCAAGGGCACTGCGTTTATCGACTAGATACTCAAGTTCAAGTACGGAATATACATCAGCCTCAATTAAAGCGGAAAATTGTTGCAGTTCATCTAAGCGCAAACGCTCAATCGGTTCTTGTTGACTGATGGCGTATAGCACCACTTGACCTGCAATTTCATGAGCCGTTCTGAACGGAATTCCCTTGGTAACCAGATAATCAGCCAGTTCGGTAGCGTTAGCATAACCTTCAGTGGCTGCTTTTTTACAGCGGTCGCTTTTTATTTCAATAGAGTTAATGACCTCTCCAGCCATCAGCATACAGTTGTGCCACTGTTTAACTGCATCAAATAAACCTTCTTTATCTTCTTGCATGTCTTTGTTGTAAGCTAAAGGTAAGCCTTTAAGAGTTACTAGAAGCGCTTGAAGTGAACCAAATACTCGGCCGCATTTACCTCGAATGAGCTCCAAAGCATCAGGGTTTTTCTTTTGTGGCATTAGTGATGAGCCTGAAGTCACTTGATCTCCTAAGGTGATAAAGTTGGCTTCACCGGAATTGAAGAAAATTAAATCCTCAGCAAATCTAGATAAGTGCATCATACCTGTACTGGCAGAAAACAAGAGTTCAAGTACAAAATCACGATCGGATACGGCATCTAAACTATTTAGACAAGGCGAATCAAAGCCGAGATCATTCGCTAACTTTTCTCGATCAATATCATAAATTGAACCTGCTAACGCACCGCTCCCAAGTGGACATTGGTTTAAATGCGTTTTCGCAAAATTAAGGCGCTGGCAATCACGTTTGAACATCTCAACATAGGCCAAACACCAATGAGCAAAGCGTACAGGCTGCGCTCTTTGTAAGTGTGTGAAGCCAGGAAGAATGTGCTCTTTGTTATTTTCTGCCAGTATCAGTAACTGACGCTGGCAGTGGTTTAATGCATCGAGCAAAATACTTATCTGATCACGACACCATAACCTTAGATCTGTTGCCACCTGATCGTTACGGCTTCTACCCGTATGCAGTTTCTTAGCAATATCGCCGAGATTTTTCGTAAGTTTAGCTTCAACAAAACTATGAATATCTTCTGAACCTGAGCTCATGATATCAAGCTCGCCACATTCGGCTTGCTTAGATAAATTAAGAAGTTCTTGTTCTAGTGCTTGCTGCTCATCAAAGGTTAATACCCCTGCTTGATGAATGGCTTTTGTCCATCCTATTGAGCCGTATATATCTTGTAAAATAAGTGCCTGATCAAAATGCAGTGAGTCGTTAAACTCTTTAAATAGAGCGCTACTACTAGATTGAAACCTTCCTCCCCAGAGTGCCATACTATTGCTCCCCAAGTTGATTTTTTTGTAATGCTTCAATTCTGCTAGGTAGGCTGAATAATCGTATAAAACCTTCGGCGTGCTTTTGATCGTAAACATCGTCTGCACCGAAAGTGGCAAATTCTTCAGAATAAAGGCTGTTAGGTGAAGAGCGTTGAATAACCGTAGCTTGTCCTTTGTATAGCTTAACGACAACTTCGCCAGTGATCTTTTCAGCAAAAGAAGCGGCAGCCGCTAATAACGCTTTAGATAACGGTGTGAACCAGCGACCGTCATACAGAACATGTGAAAATTCAAGTCCTACAGATTCACGGAATTTTAGCGATTCTTTATCTAAGATTAATGATTCTAGTCCCTTATAGGCCGCCATTAAAACAGTGCCACCTGGGGTTTCATAACAGCCTCGTGATTTCATGCCAACTAGGCGATTTTCAACGATATCAACTCGGCCAACACCATGTTGACCTGCTTTGGTATTTAGATAATCAAGTAGCTTAT contains:
- the smpB gene encoding SsrA-binding protein SmpB, producing the protein MAKKKSKKAAPASIAKNKRATFEYRIEEKIEAGLELQGWEVKSIRMGKVNLSDCYVYIKNGECFMHGCTIIPLNTASTHVYCDPVRTKKLLLKRREIDKLAGLVERQGYAIVPLSMYWRKGAWVKVEIGIGKGKKEHDKRDDTKEREWQREKSRTMKESLRQ
- a CDS encoding SRPBCC family protein: MPQIARSMLVRFSAMQMYQLVNDVESYKEFLPGCVGGKILSLDDDSMVASVDVSKAGVSKTFTTRNILNSGKSIQLELENGPFKHLRGYWRFIELAEDACKVEFELDFEFSNSLVDFTFSRMFKELMGSMVTAFTKRAKEVYNNENRA
- a CDS encoding RnfH family protein, which codes for MSQTQQSYDVDVVYALPKQQKIISVTITSGTTAIEALKQSKMQQFFPEIDLEKVKLGVFNNLIKHDTELQAGDRLEVYRPLIADPKDVRRRRAEKAITEGRANKITGAKI
- the argH gene encoding argininosuccinate lyase, translated to MALWGGRFQSSSSALFKEFNDSLHFDQALILQDIYGSIGWTKAIHQAGVLTFDEQQALEQELLNLSKQAECGELDIMSSGSEDIHSFVEAKLTKNLGDIAKKLHTGRSRNDQVATDLRLWCRDQISILLDALNHCQRQLLILAENNKEHILPGFTHLQRAQPVRFAHWCLAYVEMFKRDCQRLNFAKTHLNQCPLGSGALAGSIYDIDREKLANDLGFDSPCLNSLDAVSDRDFVLELLFSASTGMMHLSRFAEDLIFFNSGEANFITLGDQVTSGSSLMPQKKNPDALELIRGKCGRVFGSLQALLVTLKGLPLAYNKDMQEDKEGLFDAVKQWHNCMLMAGEVINSIEIKSDRCKKAATEGYANATELADYLVTKGIPFRTAHEIAGQVVLYAISQQEPIERLRLDELQQFSALIEADVYSVLELEYLVDKRSALGGTGISSVNQAIDKIRHELGAADFVVRDARLTDLRGISKLVEYWANKEENLPRPEHELIQSIRDFAVTEGDNGQIFACAALYIYSTGLAEIRSLGVSTNHQGKGYGTALVQHLLKRAENLALNRVLVLTRKPQFFTKLDFAFSDKDQLPEKVMKDCDMCPRKHACDETALIYYLNRLI